A stretch of Brassica rapa cultivar Chiifu-401-42 chromosome A08, CAAS_Brap_v3.01, whole genome shotgun sequence DNA encodes these proteins:
- the LOC117127101 gene encoding glutathione S-transferase T3-like, with translation MKSFPMDSNNNPSQSQSYFSLLNFPYDRFSPSVNFSSSQTQTPFLSSQPSSQPSQPPSQAEETPEERRERRIWSTQDDLVLISGWLNTSKDSIVGNDQRGGCFWKRIADYYASSTHVLDGAEPRNHEHCRQRWQKISREVSRFCGTYADAKGEKASGMNDLDILQNAHQIFTLLYKKKFGLEYAWNVLRFEQKWCDHTPMNPTPKTTSSNKRKADDAAPSTESVVGEHESRPPGIKAMKRLRNKGKDKDAPASNISQIWEMKQIDLDVKKELQKMSLLDTLIARNDTLDEDEKVIKKSLMRQLFKEL, from the coding sequence atGAAATCGTTTCCTATGGATTCAAACAATAATCCTAGTCAGTCTCAATCATACTTTAGTCTTCTTAACTTCCCTTATGATAGATTCTCTCCCAGTGTAAACTTCTCCTCTTCTCAAACCCAAACCCCTTTTCTTAGTTCACAACCGAGTTCCCAGCCGAGTCAACCTCCTAGTCAAGCAGAAGAGACACCAGAAGAGCGTAGAGAGAGAAGGATATGGTCCACACAAGATGACTTAGTCCTAATAAGTGGCTGGTTAAACACATCGAAGGATTCCATTGTTGGCAATGACCAAAGGGGTGGGTGCTTTTGGAAGCGTATAGCCGATTATTATGCATCAAGTACTCATGTACTTGATGGTGCTGAGCCAAGAAACCATGAGCATTGTAGACAACGGTGGCAAAAGATTTCTCGCGAAGTGAGCAGGTTCTGTGGAACCTATGCAGATGCAAAGGGTGAGAAAGCAAGTGGGATGAATGATTTGGACATTCTGCAGAATGCTCACCAAATCTTCACTTTGCTGTATAAGAAGAAGTTTGGTTTGGAGTATGCGTGGAATGTCCTGCGGTTTGAACAGAAATGGTGCGACCACACCCCTATGAACCCAACTCCGAAGACAACCAGCTCTAACAAGAGAAAAGCCGATGATGCAGCACCATCTACAGAATCTGTTGTTGGTGAGCATGAGAGCAGGCCTCCTGGTATAAAGGCCATGAAAAGGTTAAGGAACAAAGGGAAAGACAAGGATGCCCCAGCTTCGAACATTAGTCAGATATGGGAGATGAAACAGATAGATTTGGACGTGAAGAAAGAACTTCAAAAGATGTCACTTCTTGATACCCTCATTGCCCGCAATGACACTCTTGATGAAGATGAGAAAGTCATTAAAAAGAGCCTAATGCGTCAACTATTTAAGGAACTTTGA
- the LOC103833741 gene encoding uncharacterized protein LOC103833741, giving the protein MMAAGSVDGIFRNIFEGCISSCDASIERRPYHKNCSCALHKRSCRHKRSEVAWFPITRSWSEGNSMALHLTSSSSSSNLHSLSSSSSISTLASLSSTASLTMSDIDSSIEGLKY; this is encoded by the coding sequence ATGATGGCTGCTGGATCAGTGGATGGGATCTTCCGTAACATCTTCGAAGGATGCATCTCTAGCTGCGACGCTTCCATCGAACGACGTCCATACCACAAAAACTGCAGCTGCGCGCTTCATAAAAGATCTTGTCGCCACAAAAGGTCCGAGGTTGCCTGGTTCCCTATCACACGGTCCTGGAGCGAAGGCAATAGTATGGCTCTGCATCTCACCtcgtcttcatcttcctctAATCTCCACTCGCTTTCATCGTCTTCATCTATTTCTACGCTTGCATCGTTATCTTCTACAGCTTCTTTGACCATGTCTGATATTGATTCCTCCATTGAAGGCTTAAAATATTAG
- the LOC103833742 gene encoding peptidyl-prolyl cis-trans isomerase CYP28, chloroplastic, translating into MASSSSILIPPILSASISRRNLLLSTTIATVSPSPQIPSPDVTITDRVFLDFSLCPTYFRSDPSATLSSTTPCPDSTPLGRVVLGLYGRHVPLTVSSFKLMCTSSSTSYKNTPIHKIFPGQFFLAGRQGLRRDTAEVGPLSLPRNTDVVNSKSFLLPHARPGLVSLCLSENDDDDETRLDPEYRNVEFLITTGPGPCPQLDGGNIVFGTVLEGLDVVTSIAAVPTFKPSEKIRQFNDFAEFLGDERAQNARSLWNRPLKTVFISDCGELKVTKPSLSPSLP; encoded by the exons atggcatcatcatcatccattcTCATCCCTCCGATTCTCTCCGCTTCCATCAGCCGTCGCAACCTCCTCCTCTCCACCACAATCGCCACCGTCTCCCCGTCCCCTCAGATTCCTTCCCCCGACGTAACAATCACCGACCGCGTCTTCCTCGATTTCTCCCTCTGTCCCACTTACTTCCGCTCCGATCCCTCCGCCACACTCTCCTCCACCACGCCTTGCCCCGACTCCACTCCTCTCGGCCGCGTCGTTCTCGGTCTCTACGGCCGTCATGTTCCCCTCACTGTCTCCTCTTTCAAGCTCATGTGCACTTCCTCCTCTACCTCTTACAAAAACACTCCCATCCACAAAATCTTCCCCGGTCAGTTTTTCCTCGCCGGAAGGCAAGGATTGCGGCGAGACACGGCGGAGGTTGGTCCTCTTAGTTTGCCTCGAAACACCGACGTCGTCAATTCCAAGTCGTTCCTCCTCCCTCACGCTCGTCCTGGACTCGTCTCTCTTTGCTTGTCTGAAAACGACGACGACGATGAAACCAGACTCGATCCTGAGTACAGAAATGTCGAGTTCTTGATCACTACAGGACCTGGTCCTTGTCCGCAGCTCGACGGTGGCAACATTGTCTTCGGAACTGTGCTTGAAG GGTTAGATGTGGTGACGAGTATAGCTGCAGTGCCAACGTTTAAGCCGTCGGAGAAGATTCGACAGTTCAACGATTTTGCAGAGTTTCTGGGAGATGAAAGAGCTCAGAACGCAAGATCATTGTGGAACAGACCTCTCAAGACGGTTTTCATTAGTGACTGTGGAGAGCTTAAGGTCACTAAGCCTTCTCTCTCTCCGTCTCTGCCTTGA
- the LOC103833743 gene encoding uncharacterized protein LOC103833743 — MSESMNHHHMSFTKKLKSTFSIAGCFRTTNHPQSLPEQPPSPTTPNETSTQSPTKTKSPRLTRTLSKSHEKCKNLIHRIGEGGHGKHIRRHTTDFHYDPSSYALNFDRGDEDQNVNRFPRYNFSSRLPRSPPSSATATESSFTIHNLLR; from the coding sequence atgagcGAATCAATGAACCATCATCACATGTCTTTTACAAAGAAACTCAAATCAACGTTTTCCATCGCCGGGTGTTTCCGAACGACCAACCATCCCCAAAGTCTCCCTGAACAACCACCATCTCCGACAACTCCAAATGAGACATCTACACAAAGCCCCACCAAGACCAAATCTCCTAGACTCACTCGAACCTTGTCCAAATCGCACGAAAAATGCAAAAATCTGATCCACCGGATCGGGGAAGGCGGACACGGTAAGCACATTAGACGTCACACGACGGATTTTCACTATGATCCGTCGAGCTATGCGCTTAACTTTGACAGGGGAGACGAGGATCAAAATGTTAATCGTTTTCCACGTTACAATTTCTCCTCTAGGCTGCCTCGTTCACCGCCTTCCTCCGCCACGGCAACAGAATCGTCGTTCACTATTCATAACCTTTTGCGGTGA